From Streptomyces sp. NBC_00775, one genomic window encodes:
- the rnc gene encoding ribonuclease III encodes MSDAKADSNAKKKADNTASSHTLLEGRLGYKLESALLVRALTHRSYAYENGGLPTNERLEFLGDSVLGLVVTDTLYRTHPDLPEGQLAKLRAAVVNSRALAEVGRGLELGSFIRLGRGEEGTGGRDKASILADTLEAVIGAVYLDQGLDAAGELVHRLFDPLIEKSSNLGAGLDWKTSLQELTATEGLGVPEYLVSETGPDHEKTFTAAARVGGVSYGTGTGRSKKEAEQQAAESAWRAIRSAADERAKSAKAAEQAAQAAEQAAEATEGTADTPSAPTSDTATA; translated from the coding sequence ATGTCTGACGCCAAGGCGGACTCAAACGCCAAGAAAAAGGCGGACAACACAGCCTCGTCCCACACGCTTCTGGAAGGGCGGCTCGGGTACAAGCTCGAGTCCGCCCTTCTGGTGCGTGCGCTGACCCACCGTTCCTACGCGTACGAGAACGGCGGTCTGCCGACCAACGAGCGTCTGGAGTTCCTCGGGGACTCCGTGCTCGGCCTCGTGGTCACGGACACGCTGTACCGCACCCACCCCGACCTGCCCGAAGGCCAGCTGGCCAAGTTGCGGGCCGCGGTGGTCAATTCTCGTGCGCTGGCCGAGGTGGGCCGCGGGCTCGAACTCGGCTCCTTCATCCGGCTCGGCCGGGGCGAGGAAGGCACGGGAGGCCGGGACAAGGCATCCATCCTCGCCGACACCCTTGAAGCGGTGATCGGCGCGGTCTATCTCGACCAGGGTCTGGACGCGGCGGGCGAGCTCGTCCACCGGCTCTTCGACCCGCTGATCGAGAAGTCCTCGAATCTGGGAGCGGGCCTGGACTGGAAGACCAGTCTCCAGGAGCTCACCGCGACCGAGGGGCTCGGCGTGCCCGAGTACCTGGTCTCGGAGACCGGCCCGGACCACGAGAAGACCTTTACTGCTGCCGCCCGCGTCGGAGGCGTCTCGTACGGCACCGGCACCGGCCGCAGCAAGAAGGAGGCGGAGCAGCAGGCCGCGGAGTCCGCGTGGCGTGCGATCCGTTCCGCCGCGGACGAACGCGCGAAGTCGGCCAAGGCCGCCGAGCAGGCGGCTCAGGCCGCCGAACAGGCGGCCGAGGCCACCGAGGGGACCGCCGACACCCCCTCGGCCCCGACGAGCGACACGGCCACGGCCTGA
- the rsmD gene encoding 16S rRNA (guanine(966)-N(2))-methyltransferase RsmD, whose protein sequence is MPNWTRSHPHGQGLQMTRVIAGAAGGRRLAVPPGTGTRPTSDRAREGLFSTWQSLLGGPLHGERVLDLYAGSGAVGLEALSRGAGHTLLVEADARAAKVIRENVKSLGLPGAEVRSGKAEQIIQAPAPADPYDLVFLDPPYAVSDDDLREILLTLRTQGWLAAEALVTVERSTRGGEFGWPDGFEAIRARRYGEGTFWYGRAASTCEDAR, encoded by the coding sequence CTGCCAAACTGGACCCGTAGCCACCCCCACGGACAAGGACTCCAGATGACCCGCGTGATCGCCGGCGCAGCCGGCGGACGCCGCCTAGCCGTCCCGCCGGGCACCGGCACCCGGCCCACCTCCGACCGGGCGCGCGAGGGCCTCTTCTCCACCTGGCAGTCCCTGCTCGGCGGCCCGTTGCACGGGGAGCGCGTGCTCGACCTGTACGCCGGTTCCGGTGCCGTCGGCCTGGAGGCGCTCAGCCGCGGCGCCGGACACACCCTGCTCGTCGAGGCCGACGCCCGCGCGGCCAAGGTCATCCGCGAGAACGTCAAGTCGCTGGGTCTCCCCGGCGCCGAGGTCAGATCGGGCAAAGCGGAACAGATCATCCAGGCGCCGGCGCCGGCAGACCCGTACGACCTGGTCTTCCTCGACCCCCCGTACGCCGTCTCGGACGACGATCTTCGGGAGATTCTGCTCACACTCCGCACGCAGGGCTGGCTCGCGGCCGAAGCCCTCGTCACCGTGGAGCGCAGCACCAGAGGCGGCGAATTCGGCTGGCCCGACGGCTTCGAAGCGATCAGGGCCCGTCGTTACGGCGAGGGGACGTTTTGGTACGGTCGCGCCGCCTCTACGTGCGAAGACGCACGATGA
- the coaD gene encoding pantetheine-phosphate adenylyltransferase: protein MTGPESEGPQLRRAVCPGSFDPITNGHLDIIARASRLYDVVHVVVMINQSKQGLFTVDERIELIREVTAEYGNIQVEAYHGLLVDFCKQRDIPAIVKGLRAVSDFDYELQMAQMNNGLSGVETLFIPTSPTYSFLSSSLVKEVAQWGGDISHLVPPVVLDALKERLGKG from the coding sequence ATGACCGGACCGGAGAGCGAGGGACCACAGTTGCGCCGCGCCGTCTGTCCGGGGTCATTCGACCCCATCACCAATGGACACCTCGACATCATCGCCCGCGCTTCCAGGCTGTACGACGTCGTGCACGTCGTGGTGATGATCAATCAGTCGAAGCAGGGCCTGTTCACCGTCGACGAGCGGATCGAGCTGATCCGCGAGGTCACCGCCGAGTACGGCAATATCCAGGTCGAGGCCTACCACGGCCTGCTCGTCGACTTCTGCAAGCAGCGCGACATCCCCGCCATCGTCAAGGGTCTGCGCGCGGTCAGCGACTTCGACTACGAACTCCAGATGGCCCAGATGAACAACGGCCTCTCGGGCGTCGAAACGCTGTTCATCCCGACCAGCCCCACCTACAGCTTCCTCTCCTCCTCGCTGGTCAAGGAGGTCGCCCAGTGGGGCGGCGACATCTCCCACCTGGTGCCACCGGTGGTCCTCGACGCGCTGAAGGAACGACTCGGCAAGGGCTGA
- a CDS encoding ATP synthase F0 subunit B, whose amino-acid sequence MDVQKKLDEIVGAVGSARSMPMSASCVVNRAELLSMLEEVRQALPGSLAQAQELIGGREEMVEQARQEAERIIQTAHAERGSLISDTEVARRSQNEADRILAEARKEAEEVRAEADDYVDSKLANFEVVLTKTLGSVGRGREKLLGTGPGIDEQGYEDEDAPERSHDPETLRRNADEYVDVKLGAFEAVLAKTLEAVGRGRQKLHGRIASDDLGDLSAFGEDGTPGLHTSDSDYLAGLAELSDAPEQPAQTPEVPAQPSYGQQDAYAYQQQADPYGYQQQYAQQDAYGYQQADPYAAYPQQQGYDQQPAYDQSGQQAYAQPQAHAMDQQAHSLDETSLFDTSMISAEQLRAYEQGRGGH is encoded by the coding sequence GTGGACGTGCAGAAGAAGCTCGATGAGATCGTCGGGGCGGTCGGCAGCGCCCGCTCCATGCCCATGTCGGCCTCGTGCGTGGTCAACCGCGCCGAGCTGCTCTCGATGCTCGAAGAGGTGCGCCAGGCGCTGCCCGGCTCCCTCGCCCAGGCCCAGGAGCTGATCGGCGGCCGCGAGGAAATGGTCGAGCAGGCCCGTCAGGAGGCCGAGCGGATCATCCAGACCGCGCACGCCGAGCGCGGCTCCCTGATCTCCGACACCGAGGTCGCCCGCCGCTCCCAGAACGAGGCCGACCGCATCCTCGCCGAGGCCCGCAAGGAGGCCGAGGAGGTCCGCGCGGAGGCCGACGACTACGTCGACTCCAAGCTCGCCAACTTCGAGGTCGTCCTCACCAAGACCCTCGGCTCCGTCGGCCGCGGCCGCGAGAAGCTCCTCGGCACCGGTCCCGGCATTGATGAGCAGGGGTACGAGGACGAGGACGCCCCCGAGCGCAGCCACGACCCGGAGACCCTGCGCCGCAACGCCGACGAATACGTCGACGTGAAGCTCGGCGCCTTCGAGGCCGTGCTCGCCAAGACCCTGGAGGCCGTCGGCCGCGGCCGGCAGAAGCTGCACGGCCGGATCGCCAGCGACGACCTGGGCGATCTGAGCGCCTTCGGCGAGGACGGGACGCCCGGCCTGCACACCAGCGACTCCGACTACCTGGCCGGCCTCGCGGAGCTCTCGGACGCCCCCGAGCAGCCCGCCCAGACCCCCGAGGTGCCCGCCCAGCCGTCGTACGGGCAGCAGGACGCCTACGCGTACCAGCAGCAGGCCGATCCATACGGGTATCAGCAGCAGTACGCCCAGCAGGACGCGTACGGCTACCAGCAGGCCGACCCGTACGCCGCCTACCCGCAGCAGCAGGGGTACGACCAGCAGCCGGCGTACGACCAGAGCGGGCAGCAGGCCTACGCCCAGCCGCAGGCGCACGCCATGGACCAGCAGGCGCACAGCCTCGACGAGACCAGCCTCTTCGACACCAGCATGATCAGCGCGGAGCAGCTGCGGGCGTACGAGCAAGGGCGCGGCGGCCACTGA
- a CDS encoding YceD family protein, with translation MALNTRLDHRNPLVFDTHELGRRPGALQRLTRTIDAPKDLGIQGVIGVPEGAPVELELRLESVMEGVLVTGTARAQAKGECVRCLEPLELELEADFQEMFSYPDADDRGRVKAEPVDDAEEDEDRLFIEDGLFDLESVLRDAVVLALPMQPVCQDDCPGLCSECGVRLADDPDHHHDAVDIRWAALQGLAGSSGDGEKDELSGGALPSAHVDEKQEK, from the coding sequence ATGGCTCTGAACACCCGCCTCGACCACCGCAACCCTCTCGTGTTCGACACACACGAGCTGGGGCGGCGTCCTGGCGCGCTGCAGCGCTTGACCCGCACGATCGACGCACCCAAGGATCTCGGGATCCAGGGAGTCATCGGAGTGCCGGAAGGCGCCCCGGTGGAGCTCGAACTCCGCCTTGAGTCGGTCATGGAAGGGGTGCTCGTCACAGGCACCGCCCGTGCACAGGCCAAGGGGGAGTGCGTAAGGTGTCTGGAGCCGCTTGAGCTGGAGCTCGAAGCGGACTTCCAGGAGATGTTCTCGTACCCTGACGCCGACGACCGGGGCCGCGTGAAAGCGGAGCCGGTCGACGACGCCGAGGAAGACGAGGACAGGCTCTTCATCGAGGACGGTTTGTTCGACCTCGAATCCGTGCTGCGTGATGCGGTGGTGCTCGCACTGCCGATGCAGCCGGTGTGCCAGGACGACTGCCCCGGCTTGTGCTCCGAATGCGGAGTGCGGCTCGCGGACGACCCGGACCACCACCACGACGCCGTCGACATCCGTTGGGCGGCACTGCAGGGACTCGCTGGTTCATCCGGAGACGGCGAGAAGGACGAGTTGAGCGGCGGCGCGCTTCCATCAGCGCACGTCGACGAGAAGCAGGAGAAGTAG
- the rpmF gene encoding 50S ribosomal protein L32, translating to MAVPKRKMSRSNTRHRRSQWKAAVPTLVACERCHEPKLQHIACPACGTYNKRQVLEV from the coding sequence GTGGCTGTTCCGAAGCGGAAGATGTCGCGCAGCAACACGCGCCACCGCCGGTCGCAGTGGAAGGCTGCGGTCCCCACCCTGGTTGCGTGCGAGCGCTGCCACGAGCCCAAGCTGCAGCACATCGCGTGCCCCGCTTGCGGCACCTACAACAAGCGCCAGGTCCTCGAGGTCTGA
- the recG gene encoding ATP-dependent DNA helicase RecG has product MDLVPVLEEPLKKALGPATAKVMAEHLGLHTVGDLLHHYPRRYEERGQLTHLADLPMDEHVTVVAQVADARLHTFASSRAPRGKGQRLEVTITDGSGRLQLVFFGNGVHKPHKDLLPGTRAMFSGKVSVFNHRLQLAHPAYELLRGDSDEAAESVDSWAGALIPIYPATAKLESWKIAKSVQTVLPSAQEAVDPLPDSLRDGRGLVALPEALLKIHRPHTKADIHDARARLKWDEAFVLQVALARRRHADAQLPAVARTPKPDGLLTAFDAKLPFTLTEGQQKVSKEIFDDLATEHPMHRLLQGEVGSGKTMVALRAMLAVVDAGGQAAMLAPTEVLAQQHHRSITEMMGELAEGGMLGGAEHSTKVVLLTGSMGAAARRQALLDLITGESGIVIGTHALIEDKVQFHDLGLVVVDEQHRFGVEQRDALRGKGKQPPHLLVMTATPIPRTVAMTVFGDLETSVLDQLPAGRSPIASHVVPAADKPHFLTRAWERVREEVENGHQAYVVCPRIGDEEDDPKKTKKKSPEDEAEKRPPLAVLDVADQLAKGPLQGLKVEVLHGRMQPDDKDAVMRRFAAGETDVLVATTVIEVGVNVPNATAMVIMDADRFGVSQLHQLRGRVGRGSAAGLCLLVSEMAEASPARQRLTAVASTLDGFELSRIDLEQRREGDVLGQAQSGVRSSLRMLAVIEDEEIIAEAREEAAAVVAADPELERLPGLRTALDALLDEEREQYLDKG; this is encoded by the coding sequence GAAGGTGATGGCCGAGCACCTCGGCCTGCACACCGTCGGCGATCTGCTGCACCACTATCCGCGCAGATACGAGGAGCGCGGGCAGCTCACCCACCTCGCCGACCTCCCCATGGACGAGCATGTGACGGTAGTCGCCCAGGTCGCCGACGCGCGCCTGCACACCTTCGCCTCGTCCAGGGCACCCCGCGGCAAGGGCCAGCGCCTCGAAGTCACCATCACGGACGGCAGCGGCCGCCTCCAACTGGTCTTCTTCGGCAACGGCGTGCACAAGCCCCACAAGGACCTCCTGCCCGGCACGCGCGCGATGTTCTCCGGCAAGGTCTCCGTCTTCAACCACCGCCTCCAGCTGGCCCATCCGGCGTACGAGCTGCTGCGCGGCGACAGCGACGAAGCCGCCGAGAGCGTCGACTCCTGGGCGGGCGCCCTCATCCCGATCTACCCGGCCACCGCCAAGCTGGAGTCCTGGAAGATCGCCAAGTCCGTGCAGACGGTGCTGCCGAGCGCCCAGGAAGCCGTCGACCCCCTCCCGGACTCCCTCCGGGACGGCCGCGGCCTGGTCGCCCTCCCCGAAGCCCTCCTCAAGATCCACCGCCCGCACACCAAGGCCGACATCCACGACGCCCGCGCCCGCCTCAAGTGGGACGAGGCCTTCGTCCTCCAAGTCGCCCTGGCCCGCCGCCGCCACGCCGACGCCCAACTCCCGGCCGTGGCCCGCACCCCCAAGCCGGACGGCCTGCTCACCGCCTTCGACGCCAAGCTGCCCTTCACCCTCACCGAGGGCCAGCAGAAGGTCTCCAAGGAGATCTTCGACGACCTCGCCACCGAGCATCCGATGCACCGGCTGCTCCAGGGAGAGGTCGGATCGGGCAAGACGATGGTGGCCCTGCGCGCCATGCTCGCCGTCGTCGACGCGGGCGGGCAGGCCGCGATGCTCGCGCCCACCGAGGTGCTCGCCCAGCAGCACCACCGGTCGATCACCGAGATGATGGGGGAGCTGGCCGAGGGCGGCATGCTCGGCGGGGCCGAGCACTCCACCAAGGTCGTGCTGCTCACCGGGTCCATGGGCGCGGCGGCGCGGCGGCAGGCGCTGCTCGATCTGATCACCGGTGAGTCCGGGATCGTCATCGGCACGCATGCGCTGATCGAGGACAAGGTCCAGTTCCACGACCTGGGCCTGGTCGTGGTCGACGAGCAGCACCGCTTCGGCGTCGAGCAGCGCGACGCCCTGCGCGGCAAGGGCAAGCAGCCCCCGCACCTCCTGGTCATGACCGCCACGCCCATTCCGCGCACCGTCGCCATGACGGTCTTCGGCGACCTGGAGACCTCGGTCCTCGACCAGCTCCCCGCCGGACGTTCGCCCATCGCCAGCCATGTCGTCCCGGCCGCCGACAAACCGCACTTCCTCACGCGCGCGTGGGAGCGCGTACGCGAGGAGGTGGAGAACGGCCATCAGGCGTACGTCGTCTGCCCCCGCATCGGAGACGAGGAGGACGACCCGAAGAAGACCAAGAAGAAGTCCCCCGAGGACGAGGCCGAGAAGCGCCCTCCCCTCGCCGTCCTCGACGTCGCCGACCAGCTCGCCAAGGGCCCCCTCCAAGGCCTCAAGGTCGAGGTCCTGCACGGCCGTATGCAACCCGACGACAAGGACGCCGTGATGCGCCGCTTCGCCGCGGGCGAGACGGACGTCCTGGTCGCGACGACCGTGATCGAGGTCGGGGTGAACGTGCCGAACGCCACGGCGATGGTGATCATGGACGCCGACCGGTTCGGCGTCTCCCAGCTCCACCAGCTGCGCGGCCGCGTCGGCCGAGGCTCCGCCGCCGGACTCTGCCTCCTGGTCAGCGAGATGGCGGAGGCGAGCCCGGCCCGCCAGCGGCTGACCGCGGTGGCGTCCACGCTCGACGGCTTCGAGCTCTCCCGCATCGACCTCGAGCAGCGCCGCGAGGGCGACGTCCTCGGCCAGGCGCAGTCCGGCGTCCGCTCCTCGCTGCGGATGCTCGCCGTCATCGAGGACGAGGAGATCATCGCCGAGGCCCGTGAGGAGGCCGCCGCGGTCGTCGCCGCCGACCCGGAGCTGGAGCGCCTGCCCGGCCTGCGGACGGCGCTGGACGCGTTGCTGGACGAGGAGAGAGAGCAGTACTTGGACAAGGGCTGA